gtgcttgttgttgtttgatTCAAAGACTTCTCTCTACTCACCTGAATAATTTAGCAAAAAATTCATATCAGAGCCCAAAGTGAAACCTTCACAACGCTGTTTAACCAGCAGCACCAATATTCACGTGTCAGAACAAGAATATTTACTCCAAAATCAAACACGTCTGCTGTCCTCCAGTGTCACAGTGACTTAACTGGAACAAATCAACATTGCGCTGTTAAGTTCAACTTTACAAAACGGTTTCTTCAAATGCACAAAACTTATTATATTTAGATCAGGGAAaaagtgtgtgcatttgtgtgtccgAGGCAATCAGCTGTGAGTCCTTCTTTCAGTGCATCGGCTTTCATCTTTCGAAGGAGGATTTACCTGCTCTCGTGCTTTGGCTGTGCATTTGGGAGTCTCAGAGTGGGTGGCAGTAATGTAAGATGGAGGAGGTGTGTCTGAGGTAAGATGTCCTGCAGGGAAACCACAGTAAAGGTGcatatcagcaaacacaaaaaggaTGAAAGCCACTAGAACcagcaatgattttttttaatcgttgttTTATCTCCAGTCTTCAGTGCAGGCTTTATCTTCCAACAATACAACTAAAAAGAACAACTCACCAAACACATATAACCAGTAAAGTAGATTTCATGGAAAGCCATCCTAAGAGCTGCACAGTGTGTGCAGTAGCATCATCCATTACACAAAGGCACAGACAGTCTTCCATGATACTGTGTAGTGCATCAAAATATTCATGCATTTTTCTGCATTCACAATTTTATCCATTTTGACGAGACcctcaacaccactggctgagaTGCAGCCCCAAATCACGAGACAGCCTCCACCTTGTTTTACAGATGTCTGCACATGCACACGTtgcacctctctcctgacctttaCTGAACATTGAAACAATTTGAACTCAAATCTGACTGTTTATGACAAGGCTTCAGCCAACAGTCGATGGATTGTGGCTCAGTTGTGTTGCAGTGGGTTCGGGGGGCGGTGCCAGGAGGCTATCAGAGGGGACTGATTGTGTAATTGTGCGCTCTCTGTTCTAACAGGCAGCTGGgcctacactgtaaaaaatgatggatgttacatttacaaaagtttaactttctccgaaagttgattctgttcatctggacgttttcagtcactcgtcaggtgacgtcttcagtctcagctgactgcaggtttcaatcttataaacagcacatttgcataatgactgaaaccagcccactgaaggaacaatgggctgggagggcagtcttacagttttttacagacactaggacacatttcccaatacttaggtcacttttgcaaaactcttcacacaatcctcctaactgaccgtcagcttggcaaagcagttcatttcacattcaaaatgcactacaactaccaaaacacttcattcaggtctcaaataaactcattcttccagaacactagcaaaggttgacagccgacaaacacactttgtcacccacaaaacaatgacctaaaaacactaacaacatgtagcattacagtgttttcttgtgtaaaacaaggacacatctctgtttataatttcaatatatgttactggaatgaatcagacatcatgcagaattcgttaatatttgtttatgtatttttatctttttgcactaagtaatcccaaaatacaagaatttttatacacaccatccactgatacacatacaatagtaatgctaatctactcggtcttctccatttggccacaggttctcatccacatcacatcttatgtcatctagggcaacacacctaggaaagaatcttctggctgccagaattgaaggagttgaacaattgaaggagtaacacctgtgtagatgttcatctacaatgagaatcagctgtggctggttaaactgcattgttagatttaaaatatgtttcactaaaatattgctgttgcattttgctgtctttttaagttttgcattgtgttattgttttggccataagtttaacagttttgaaaacagtgtgtaagcacatgcaaaatgtcctgtacgtacaaagatttttggcagttgttgtgtctgagtgagaagataattcatgaaatttgagagatgtagtcattgaatgcattttgtgccaaaacaatgataactggtcctcagtttagcccacatagacttctgttgtgctcactgtgtgaggagttttgcaaacgtgacctaagtattgagacatgtgtcctagcgtctgtaaaaaactgtaattatgcaaattctcatgaccacttgcatcccagtcacggaAGCGTTGGAGGCGGTccgtaagagattacaggatgaccccaacctcagcaacaggaccgctcTCAGCATCCACCAAGTGTGTttgaactgtgtcttcattccacctacttcacatacaaggctcagttctacaggcagaaacatgggtgtgccgtGGGCTCCCCAGTTTCAACCATCatggccaatttgtacatggaggaaatggaaaagaggcctttgctatcctaccctggaacaccaccaagccattggttcagatatgtggatgacacctggctgaaaatcaaatctcaggacgtaccaCATTACCACATTAACTCtgtggaccgacacatcaaattcaccagggaggatatgaaaagggGCAGGTTAggcttcttagactgtgagatttccatcagtaatgggggacatctaaagctgacgtgtaccgtaaacctacacatacggatcagtatctaaggtttgactctcatcatccactggagcacaaactgggcgtcatcaggacgctacaacacagagcgaacaccatccccacagacacagcagccagggaggcagaagaacatcaagaaggccctgagtaaatgtggttatcccagctggacttttgtcaaagctgggaaggcacctaaagaaagctccagccgatccaggagagaaggacaaccgctgcccaagagaaaacctgtagtgatcccgtacgtgtcaggagtatcagagcagctgagacgcattttttctaaacaccgggtctctgtgacctttaaaccccaaaacatactgcgccaaaaactggtccaccccaaggatcgggtccccgacacaaacagagtaacatagtgtacgctgttaagtgcaggaggattggcaggatttatacatcggggaaaccaaagaACCTCTGGCTAAGAGGACGGCACAACACAgcagagccacctcgtcaggccaggactctgcagtctgtttacacctacaggccagtggacactctttcaatgatgaggatgtaacatcctggacagggaggaacgctggtttgagggcggagtcaaggaggccatttacatgaaaagggaaagaccatctctgaatggaggaggggcctaagggtacatctgtcaccatcttacatgctgtgattgcagccattccccaactctctgtgaatgggactcatggccattAATCAatggttgttgatcagtggtcatgagactttgcataattaagattaaggaactgccctcccagcccattgttccttcagggctggtttcagtcattatgcaaacgtcctgtttataaggttgaaacctgcagtcagctgagactgaagacgtcacctgatgatgacgaaacggttctcccacaaaacgctacgtccaggtgaacagaatcaacttttggagatttactttcctggatgattgagatgcatcaaaagtctaacttgtaatttgaaaataatttcatgtttctatggtgaaggtaattaaatcatgtaggatctttatgaaattcaacaacttaatttgttcttgttgagatgacgtGATGCAATCTAGTGAGAGTGGTTAGGTGCTGGACTCAAGAAATTCACAAGATCGCACGagatttcaaactgcaggaaaatccctGGAGTTTTAAAAGGcaactacacacacaccatgTATGCTCGAcactatttattgtggtttgacctgtcaaggacaaaaacataCGGAAAAATTCTGCATCAAGCCTTGAAATCATAGCCTTTCCTACATTTGTTGAGCCTAGATTGACAGCTTGGTGGCGTGGTGGTTAGCGCTGTTGCCTCATAGCAAGAAcatgggttcaaatccacaatctgGCTAGTTTGCAGTGGGTTCTGTCTGAggactctggcttcctcccacagttaaaagtcatgcagttattagagctaggttaattggtgattccaaATTACCCTAAAGTGTGAATGTAagtggttgtttgtctctatgtgatagactggtgagctATCCAGGTCGCACTCTGCCTCTTAACCTGTCACTTCTGGGTTATACCCCTGCAACCCGGACAAAGCTAGGAGGATGGTAGTGGCTGTAAAtccattcagcttttatgttaACCAGACTCTACACTTTGTTGAACGTTATGTATGAAGACAAATGTAATTATCTAAGTGCCCAAGTAGTACTGGGGTAAAAGTTAATGAATAGTGTTGgagtaaaatgacaaaattgtgaaggattaaaatatttcaagagctcaacttacttcatttaaacatgtttcaatcacGTTTTATCAACACAACATGCACAGGCTTACTGAATATGAATAAGTACAGACGTACCTTAACAAGCATTGGCTTTAATGATCACCACAGGGTGATACTAATAGTTTGTTTTGGAAAAGACATTCCTGATTAGTTTATGGCAGAGGCGGGCAATTGAGTTTTCCAATGAGCCTGAAATCAGGTCAACAAGAAACTTCATAAGGCCTTCACAGCAGACCCAGTTTGTCATATCACCTGGTTACACATCAGATCATGACTGATTTCATGAAATAAAAGAAGTTCTTTCTATaaattttgttcatttaaagtGTCAGAAAGGATTTTCTCTTTCAGGATATGACCACTGGCTAATGACTTGTGTTTGTCAAGTCACTGGTTAGTGAGCATGAAGTTTAACAGTCAAATGACCCCTCGCCATCACATCTATTTTCAGAACAAGCTGGCAATGGCAAAAGCCAACTAGCATAGTTTCTATTTAGCATAGTTTCTATTTAGCATAGTTCGCCCTGCTTTGTTTCCCTGATTAGTTCCAGCTGTGCTCCATGGTGTCTCCCCCTCCCTAATTATTTTATATGTGTTTACATCCTTTGTCACCCTCAGTCCCGTTTACGTTTTCATCACACTGTGTTCTTTAATCTGTAGTGTACTTATGATACTGTTAGCATTCCTCTTTCTTACTGTTCCACAGTTCCTGTAGTTCTGTTCCCCAGATCCTCCAAGTGTTTCCCTGGCATTTCCAAAGTTTCTCATGGAGTTTGGCATTTTTACTGCTTCCTGTTTAGTTGCTATTATGCCTCCAATAAAGGGCCGTTCTCGTTTTATCCCTGCCTGCTCTGATCCTGCGTTCTAGGTCCTCTTTCACCAGCAAAACTGACACaaatatggctgctgtgttttacaAAGCTTTACTTTTCAGTACTAATTCAGTCTGTGAGGAGGATGCACCTTCATACTTCATCTGTGGTGCAACTCCAGGTATCCAAAAGTTAGTACTAGCACAAAACAGCTATACCAATTTATGTTGCCATGTCAAcagacattttaatattttatcctTGTTCATCAGAGCATGAAACAAACTGGCGGCTGTTATCGTTCATATACAACAATTTGGCAGAagatttacttttaaataaaaaaatcacaccgTAATCCTTTTCCTGGTTTCATGTCCGTCTTGTTAACAATGTAATACAACTGCAAATCTTAAGAGTACTGTGATTACAACCATAGTTACAAGTTTCATCATaaagattttgtatttttatattttatgttaaGAAAATCTTAAGAAGATTAAAATTACAGGGCCATCTGGCAAACATGAAGCCACGAGaccaaacagagaaaacattacTGTAACGTTGGGATGATCTCTCACAGCGGAGAGTTGCTTTGAAGgagcaaatgaaatgaaaaaaggtgaaaaggTTTAAGATAAACCAGAGTGTGAGTGATTTTTACCCTGAGGAGGAGCTGCAGGACTATGCTGAGACTGTGGGCGAGTGGGTGGCTTGAGTCCTGGTGGGAGGGGAATCCCACTGGAAATTCTCTGTGGAAGGAAGCAGAACAGGAGAATAAATAATGAAGAGTTTTCTTTCCACAATGAAAACAGATTTGTCACAGAGCAGaagcttgtgttttttgttgaaaTTGCCTTTAATCCATTTAATGTCACCAGACACAACAGTTGTGTTGTCTCATCTCGGTGGGTGAAGCAGAGAAGAACTTAGCAAGAATGTCATTTTGATCAATCTGTAAAGTGCCTCCATTAAAGCTCTTAAATGGGCGGCATGAACATGAATACTGTGTGTTGTGTTAGTCAAAGAGAAGTATATTACAGTGTCCTTTTTGCCTTTGGACGTCTTGACATCTGCTGGTTGAAGAAGGGATGCTGGCAGAAGTCCTCTCTGCAAAAAACGACTAAAAATTAGATTTGTAGCAATGAAAATAAAGCTTGTATACAGAAATTCTCAGTATTGTGACAGCAAAAGAATACATGCTCAAGAACCTGAGCAGGAATGAATACATATTaagatttatataaaatataaataataataataactttatttataaagcgctttcaaacaaagtgctgtacaactaTCTGAAACTAAAgcgataaataaaataaaagcgatACATAGCAATACAAGttaaacacagtaaaaatgtaaaaactcaaAGCCATAGAATTAAGACATGTAAGACTTTTAAAGACCTGCACAGAGCACGCCTGCCTAAGGTCTTGAGGGAGGCTGTTCCACAGAGACGgggcacaaaaagaaaaagctctccAGTTGTCTTTTTTCTGGCTCTAGGAACCTTTAgaacaggggtccccaatcccagtccacgagggccggtctccctgcaggttttagatctcacctggggtcaacacacctgaatcacatgattagttcattcccaggcctctggagaacttcaggacatgttgaggaggtcatttatccatttaaatcagctgtgatggatcaaggagacatctaaaacctgcaggacaccggccctcgtggactgggattggggacccctgctttgGAAGGCCAGAGTCAGTCTGTTTAAAGTGATAATCATATTTATGATCAATATAATGTTAGAACATTGGGAGAGGAGTGATGCTGGCCTGTAGTCTTAAACTGTGGTATAACTTCacacttttcatttcatttggaaATGAACCAGTTCAAAGAGATAAGTTGCAAAAATAGGTTAAGAGCTCTGAAATACCATCAACTACTTTTATCAGTACCATTGCAATCAGCACATAATTAATTTTTGCACATATTAACAAAGGTTTTGACTTCAAACTCATCCAGAGAGAAACTGAATACAGATTATTTTGAATTAAAGTTTCACTTTTATTGTCTCTTCCATGTTCTTGAATCTTTGCTGCttaaataaaagtgattaaatCCACTTACTATAATATTCATATTGTCAGATTCAAAACCCTCTTTCATTGTTTCAGATTGCAGGTCACTCCTCACCTGTCCATCATATATGACAGTGGCCATCCCATCTCtgttctcctctccaaataaaaaCACCGTCGCGCCTCCAGGCACCGTCAGCTGTCCTGGTCCTCGTGCCATGTAAGGGACACGCACTTGCATGTATCGAGAATCCCTAACAGGTAACGGACAAAATAAGCTGTAAATCTACAAGCACGGCTTTGCTGTAGCCCTGTAGTAGCATCGGCCACACACATGTTCTGTGTCATCACGTAACAAACTCACTGAGCTCCATCCACATTCGGCTCGTAGAAGCCAGGTTTCTGTGCAGAGGACAATGACAGTTAGCATCTGCAGCAGCTCACAGTAACGTCACACATACGCTGTGGTCAGGCTCACCTGCTGCCTCAAAGGCTCAAAGCCTCCAAAATCATCATTGGGTATCATGGAGGAAATCACCTGCAAAGGGAGAGCATTACACATGAATGAATATAAAGTGCAGTTTAAATGATGTGTTTTAGTCATATTTCAACTGTCATACATTTAGTCAGGGCCGACGTTTATATTTACTTTAATGAGCTACACTTATCGGTTTGTTTGGGTTAAAATAACCTGATACATGTGCCAGGATTCATTTAAGCTTATTTTAAGAGCACATCTTAATCATTTCAATAATCAAATTGTCATAgttcagcattttgagtttgtgGACTTTTGAACCTTGTTGTCTTACAGTCATTTATGTCGTTGTGTTGTATGTCGCTCGATGCTGTCCTGGAGTTGGTGACTCAGTGTTGATGTTTCGATTAATATCatcttttgtttcagtttagttctTGTTATGTTTCTGGTGAATTTCTGCTTCTTAGGTTTTGATGCTTCCTCTGTCCTCTGTCTGATTGATTCGAGCTGCGTCTCCACCTGTTGCCCATCCTCTCGTTATCTCgttaaaattgaactgaactgttaATTGCTGATTCTAAACGTGTCAGCCCTGCAACAGGCTGGCACCGTGGCCAGGGTGTGCCCTGCCTTCTCACTGTGTGACGGCAGGGATAAGACGGTCAGAAGAAAACGAATGGATGGATAAACACGTGTACCACAGGCACTCTCTACGTACCGTTGCTTTTCCCAAGAAGTCTCTTTGCTGCAGCTGCTCCACATCCTGTTTCCTGGGACGAAACACCACACCCTCAGGTACCAGGAGAGGATCCAGGGCCTGcttattctgtttttaaagttaTAGTAAAGAGTCTCATGATCATAAACTGACTCCCAGCACCGTGTTCATGCAGTGGTGCTGGTGTCAGTCACTGTGCAAATATCCCGTTTATAAGgctggaaacctgcagtcagctgatgatgacgaaacgtttctcccccTGAAAACTCTACGTCCAGATGGACACAATCAACTCTTGGGATTTACTTAGCGACAGCAGAGTCTTACTGTAATATTACTTTAGAATAATAAAATCACCACTTGTACTTAAGCGcctatatttcattttttaagtcTAGGCTTTAGACGTCATTGTAAGTCTTGTTTggtgaaatatttgttttatttaaaccaacAACAGGTGACTCCATCGGCACTTTCTGCAGTCATTTGTCATGTAAAATTCTCACTGCTGGTCCATTTGATTGGACAATAATAAATACCATGGTAACCATAAAACCTGAGGAAGGCTTTGTGACATGTTCGGTTTTCCAACAGGGTCTTTTTTTCAGCTAAACCAGGATCGTACCAAGTAGTCTTTAACCTTAAacctaaaaacaaatgaactcaCCCTGATGCTCTCCAAAGCTGCCTCCATGCTCCCCCCTCGTCCTGGTCCTTTCTCCTGGGAGGCTGACAGCAGGACGTCCCTGGCCTGCTCCCACTGGCCCATCTGACAATACACAGCTGCTGCATTGTATAACACCTTGGAACATATCACAGTTACCTGTTTTAGTGCATTCAAACAATTTCTGGTGAATGACAGGTTGTTTCTCCAGAATAGATTtggcatttaaaatgaaatgaaactgcTTTATTTCAGATGTTCGCTGAGCAGCAGCTGAGCTGGTAAACTGGATATGTATGATTCTTGTGGACGATTGTCTGGACAACCACCACAGCTGTTATGTAGTTTACGTTATGCTGACTGTATCTGatgatgaaatgtttaaaaCTCACAGTGGCACACACAGTTGCACTGTTGTTTGGAACCAGTAACAAAACCATCACGTGTGTCTTCTTCCATTAACGAGGCTTTGACAGCTCACAGGTGTGTGGCTGATATTTGAACTACACAAAGGTGGTGATGAGACCGCACGGGGCTGAATTTCCTTTTTATGGCGTTTTAATGTGCACTGAACCGAATCCTTGATGATGGTGTGTCCTTGTGTCGAGGTGTGTGTAGGTGAGGCTGAATGTCAGACCTGCCAGCTGTACAGTTTAAATCTCAGTCCCAGCTGTTTGTAGTCGATCACTACGTTCTCTCGCATATGTTTCTGTGCCCAGATGTAGTCAGACAGAGCCTCTTCCAAcctggagagagaaagaaatgcgGGCAGTATATTTAAAAACCTGAATAGCACACaatgtataaataatataatcacATAGATACCACACCTGCGCCAAACTTTTCTGTCATAATTTGTCATGTTTTAGTAATACATGAACATCTTTCGTAGTTTCGTGTTTTCATATTACATCAGTGTGGcgggggcgtggtctgcggtgccgctGTGTGAACTGGGTCCtgctgtggtgttgttgttgtcagtgtGTGAGGCTGAAGAGCAGGTCTGCCGCGGTTTGTTACAGTCTGtttatttggtttgtttttacagtttttcttcttcattgtcTGTGTGGAGCATATGATGTAACGTTGGTGGTGATGCGAGGTGCTACACATCTAAgtggtttttttattattattatttttattattattattattattttattatttttttatttttttatatttttatatatattattattattattattattattaatatatattattattatatatatttttatatttttatatttatattatatttatatttattattatttattattattattttatttttatatattattatttattatttagtattcaTTAGTGAAGAATGAAGtaaatgttcttttagtttttcagaTTTTCCAATAAGCTGTTTTCAAATTTAACGTAATCTCTGTTTCTTAGTTTTAGATGTTTTTCCTCAGTTGGTCCACTGAGAAATGAGTTGCCAGGAACTAATCCCAGCCCACCTCCCACACCTGTGGGTCTCTGGTGTATCAGTACAAAGGAAAATTTCACAATAGTTTTATTGTCTGTTCCAGCTTTCCACCACAATGGTCCACAGGCCGTCTCCCATACTCCTCATAATACACCCTTTAATGTATTTAGTGAATTAACATATGGCGTACTGCATATGATGGATGAATTATAtgatttttggttatttttgtgtatttaaattGTGTATTTCGGCACATCCTGTTCTCTGCCTCTTTGTTCACATTTATCGGGCAAAATCTTAAGTTGTCATGAAGTCGAGCGTTAGCAACTATTACCAGATTTTATGTTTAGCTCTCATTTAAATCGTATTAATAATCCATCatattaaaaagtaaatattgtttgtctctttgtgttagcaCTCAGATGGACTGACCTGTTCGGACTTTAGCTGAATAATCAGGATTTATTACTGGGTGAGTGCTCCTGGAAGCGTAGCCTTCTGTCAGTCTGACTCTCTCGTATATAAATCATCACATCTTGTTTATGTTGACACTTTACACAGCGTCTTTTTGAGAAATAGTAATATGTACACAGACTACGAGTTAGTTTGAAATGGTCCTTCTTACCTGCCCATCTCCATCATCACTGCTCCTCGCTGGAAGAAGGCGACAGCAAGGCGTTCATCCTTAGCAATGGTTAAGTCTAAAGCCTGGATAGCAGAGAGGGGAAAGATGACATCAAAGCTTTACTGTACGTGTGTGTATACTCACGAgtgatacagtaaataataatgCATGTACAGCTTTTTATTGACcttctttgtatgtttttcttcatcttcactcctcctctttatctctctctctctcaaacacacacacacacacacacacacacacacacacacacaccaatgatCCACATACGATGCTCAGTTTGCTCATTTACAGCCTGGAAAGTCCAGGACGTTTCCTGATTTGACAGCGTTTGTGAAATAACCAGTAATCCCTGACAGCCACTGGTTAAAGATGATAGACATTTCCATTTCAATCATTTGGAGTGACTCACCTTCAAGGCCAAATCCAGCTGCCCCAGGGCCAGGTAACATGAGGCAGTATTAAACAGCGTGCGAGAAGTGGGCTCACTGATCTCATTGAGTTTGGCCAGAGCTGTTGGCCAGTCCTTCACATCCACAGCCTCGACCGAATTTTGCCACAGTTGCAGTAACTCAGTGTAAAGCATCCTGTAAGCCAGGAGTGGAAATACAAGACAGAGACACTCTGATATCAACAGGtgacatttgatttgatttttttgcatttccGTGTTTACTCTCAAAGCAGATGATTTTATCACAGTTACTTAATGCGGTTATAAAGTTATTCATGcatagaaaaataatttatacatattctaatttttcttttttgacccAATacgaacaaaacaggaaaccctTAAAATCTGATAACAAATGTCACTTTTAGACTCTCGTTGTgcaaacacaatatttatgtCTCACATTGGtgcattacattaaaaataGGTGTAGACatatgagatatatatatagtgtgtgtgtgtgtgtgtgtgtgtgtgtgtgtgtgtgtgtgtgtgtgtgtgtgtgtgtgtgtgtgtgtgtg
This genomic stretch from Astatotilapia calliptera chromosome 12, fAstCal1.2, whole genome shotgun sequence harbors:
- the LOC113034114 gene encoding NADPH oxidase activator 1-like, encoding MSYSHFPVSTDRSRGRETNTDRTQSSHSFRNKRMLYTELLQLWQNSVEAVDVKDWPTALAKLNEISEPTSRTLFNTASCYLALGQLDLALKALDLTIAKDERLAVAFFQRGAVMMEMGRLEEALSDYIWAQKHMRENVVIDYKQLGLRFKLYSWQVLYNAAAVYCQMGQWEQARDVLLSASQEKGPGRGGSMEAALESIRNKQALDPLLVPEGVVFRPRKQDVEQLQQRDFLGKATVISSMIPNDDFGGFEPLRQQKPGFYEPNVDGAQDSRYMQVRVPYMARGPGQLTVPGGATVFLFGEENRDGMATVIYDGQRGLLPASLLQPADVKTSKGKKDTRISSGIPLPPGLKPPTRPQSQHSPAAPPQGHLTSDTPPPSYITATHSETPKCTAKAREQHASSAQRAEADSVVVKVHYIYTVALSVPLDTTYSELKERVAEKLDQPASHLRLRRKHHGSCVLTPLDGEIESAHTVQQLAEAGRATLWCQKEDPLASRTILYQMVALYDYDAQGPEDLEFSEGDTIDILGEVNQEWLEGHCAGSIGIFPSCFVYRENNNITTSSEIL